A window of Candidatus Saccharibacteria bacterium oral taxon 488 genomic DNA:
AAAATCGTCAGTCACCAATGCGATCCGCAGTCGCTGCTGTCTCCTCATAACTTACCCCATTATACCATTTCGTGGTATAATAACAGAATTGTATGCGTGTAGGTTTATTCACCGATACCTATCGGCCGTCGATTAACGGCATCGTTTTTGTGGTCGAATCGCTCAAGCGCGAGCTCGAGGCGCTGGGCCACGATGTCTATGTGTTCTGCCCAGCTAAGTCGATAAATCCGGCCAAGCAGGCTGAGCTGCTTAACGAAGACCCGGATTCGCACATCGTCCGCTTTCCGTCGATCAAGGGTGCGTTTTTTGATGATTACGATACGTCGGTGTTCTTCCCGCCGGTGGTGCAGCGCCGCATCAAAGAGCTGGAGCTGGACATCGTGCACATCTTTACGCCGTCACAAATTGGGCTGGTTGGCGTCAGTGCGGCGCACAAGCAGCAGATCCCCCTCGTTATCCAGCACTGCACCGACATGTACGAATTTGCCGAGCATTATCCGGCGGTACTGCCGGGGATTTTGACGCTGGCTGGCGTGGTGTTGCCGTTGTCGATTAAACTGAGGGGGCGTGATTTATTTGAGCTGGTCAAGCTATACCGGCCGCGCAGTATCACCAAATGGAATCAGACCATCATCGAGCGCACCATCAGCATTCTCTACAGCAAAGCTGACGCTGTCATCGCCCTCAGTCGCAAAAGCGTCGCCCAGCTCAGCGGCTGGCAGGACGATGATCATCTGTATGATTTGACATTGCTACCAAATGGTGTCAATGCCCTGCCGCGGCCGTCGGCGGCTCAGCTCAAGGCCTTTCGGGCGCAATGGGGCCTCAGAGCGTCTGATGAAGTGTTTGGTTTCATCGGGCGGCTGGGCGAAGAGAAAAACTTACCGATTCTGATCCAGGCTTTTGACAAGTACGTCGCCAAGGCTCGCCCCAAGTCCAAATTGCTGTTCGTTGGTGATTTCGAGTACCGCAAAAAACTCGAGGAGATGGCGGCCGAGAGCAAGTACGCTGATCGGATCATCTTTACCGGTGCTTTGCCGCGCGAGGAATTGGGCGTAGCGTATCAGGCGCTGGATGTGTTTTGCTTCCCGTCACTCAAGGATACGCAGGGCTGGGTACTACACGAAGCAGCGCATGCTCGCAAACCAATTATCATCATTGACACGCAAGTATCCGAGGTGGTGCGTGACGGCGTGAACGGTATATTCGTGAAAAATCGGCCCAAGAGTATGGCGGATGCTATCATCACACTGCTCCGTTCGCCGGCTCGCCGAGCGAGGTTTGGCGCTGAGAGCAAAAAATTAGCGGCCACGTTCACCGAGCGCCGCCAGGTCCGCAAATTAGAGAAATTATATCGCCGGGTTATCGCCCAGAAAGCTGCCGCCGCGTCTCGCGATCTTGATCGCGCCGCTTGATGGTTTCGCGCTTGTCGTAGGTTTTTTTGCCCTTGGCGAGGGCGATGACCACCTTGATAAATTTGCCGCTGGTTAATAATTTGGTCGGCACGATGGTCATGCCCTGCTTTTTTGCCTCAGAAAAGCGTGCTAATTGGCGTTTGCTGACTAATAATTTCCGCGCCGAGGTATCAATGCTGCGGGCGTTGGCTTGGCCGCGAACGTTCAGCCGCAGCGAAAAACTAGCATTATTCAGCCACAATTCACCATTTCGCATGCTAACAAACGCCCCCTTTAGCTGCACGTGCCCTTCCCTGGCAGCGCGCACTTCCATGCCCGTCAGCACCAGCCCGGCCACAACCTCCTCGCCCAACTCATAGTCAAATCGCGCTTGGCGATTTACGACGGCGTGAGTGAATAGTTTTTTGGTCTTGGTGGGCTTGGTCACTTGATTATTGTAGCATGTAGGATGGAGCCTTAGCTAGAAGAGGATTGATCTGTCTGGGTCGTACTCTTTATCTGGAACGTACCGAAGCGGGATACCTGTCTAATCAAGCCTCGCTAGCGTAGCAATTCCTTCTTCATCTGCATTCATCATATCCTCTCGCATTTCGTCTATGACGGTTGCGAGCTCCTCTAGGGATACTTGCTTTTGCGACACCCCTAGTTCGTCATCACTATATATGCTATCAATACGGGTTAAGATCTCCTTGTATAGTTGATCAAGCAGCCTTGACTTGTCTAAGCCAAAGAGAGTTTGAATCCCTGCCATGTCTACTGACGCTTCTTCCTCCAAGCGACACCTCTCTTTTGTATCACCCCGCAGCTCAGCTAGCTTGCTGTTGAGGATTTTTTGGGTAATTTCAATGACGGTCTCTGCGTCAACGGGACGTGGAATTTCCTTTTCGGAGGCTAAAATTTTCTGGCTAATCCAATTGAGCTTATCTGATGCATCCAATGTATCCATTGTCTTCACTTTGTCTTCTAGCCCGGCTAAGACGTGGTATTTCGCTGCGTTTGGTGCGAGTCCATCACTGAGAATTGTACCAAGCATCTCCTGAAGCTCTTTAAGCGCTTGCAGTTCTTCCTCTGGTATATCTTTGATGGCCTCTTGGTAGTTTTTGCGCTCATTTACCATCTTTTCAGCTGTGCTGTGATCGTCGTGAATATCGCCATCTGAAGTGTTCCATGGGAAATTATACCCACGCATATTATTGTCATACAGTGCCGTTCTGATTGTGTATAGTATGGCTGCTTGGGTGTGCGGCGAAAGGGGCAACTCATTATTGTTAGTCTCCGATTCGGCTGGACAGAACTTTTTAACAAACTTTTCAGCCGGTGCAGCGATATGGGTAATATCCTCGCCGCTGGCTGTATAGTATCTTTTATCTACTTTATGTGTCTGCTTTTCTTGTGGTGTCGTCTCTCTATTCATAGTTTTATACTATAACATTGTTTAAGTATAAATGCAATGCTTGGCCATTACTTTGTCTCATTCGAGCTCGTGTGCTTCACCGGTTGTGAAATCCCATTTGGCATTATGCTGACACTGGCATACGAGAGCCAGGACATTATGGCCGAGTTCTCCGACTGCTGGATGGTGGCATTTGCCTCTGATAGCCCAGCCAAGTAGCCGTACTAATGAGGGGTAATTGTCGATGTGATTCATAATAACTGATTGGTTAGCAGACCTCTCGATTGTATTAACGAGTCGTAATACAGAAAGGTCTGGCTTAAACTCTGGGTGTTTCTCGAGTAAGTGTGCTATATTCGCAATATTCTCGAGAATATCACAAATATTAACAGTCTCGTCGAAGTTTTCGAGCTGGTTGGTGGCGGCGCGGAACTTTTCGTTGAGGCGCTGGTAACTAAGGAGGCTGCTACTTTCTGATCGTTGGATGTAGGCTTCTGTCAGTGATATGATTACGTCTTCGGTGGCAGCTACATTAGCTTCATTGTGACTTGGTGGTACTTCCGTGTCTGATACTGGTGGTATAGCGCGATCTCCGGCAATGGTCTTGAATGGTATAATTCTGGCCTTGCCGTGGTCTGCTTCTGTTCTTGGCATGTGTTAAATAATACGATGTAATTACAGAAAAGTCAATGATTCACATCGCGATATGCTACAATATCCCAAGCATGATAGCTGACATTCACATCACCGAGAAAAGTTTTGGCGACAAGACGTTGATGCGCGACGTCAAGTTTAGCGTGGATGATGGCGAGAAGGTTGGCGTGGTCGGCCGCAATGGCGTTGGCAAGTCGACGCTGTTTAGCATCTTGGCGGGCACAGACACTGATTATACCGGCGAGGTAATTTTTCGCCGCGGCATCACGGTGGCTAGTACAGCGCAGGAGCATCATGGTTTGGGCGATCAGACGGTGCCGAGCTACATCCTAGCGGGGCTACCGGAATATGCGAGCTTAAAGAAAATTATTGATGAATATCCTGAAACCATGGGTGATAATATGCGCAAAATTGAGGAGTACACCCAGGCGCTGGAGCGATTTGACCAGAAAGGGTTTTACCAGATTGAGGAGAAGATTGGGCGGGAGCTCGATAATTTTCAGCTGAGCGGGTGCGGCGAGCGGCCGCTTGGTTCTCTGTCTGGCGGTCAGAAGCGGTTGGTGGAGATCGTGAAGATTATGCACTCGGGGGCGCATTTGGCGCTGATTGACGAGCCGACCAACCACATGGATTATGTGGCCAAGCAGCAATTCATCGACTGGATGAGCTCGCAGCCGCGCCAGGCCATGCTGATCATCACGCACGACCGCGATGTGCTGGGTCGGGTGGATCGGATTATTGAGCTTAAAGACGGCCAAGCGGTCAGCTACCGCGGTAATTATGATGCTTACCTCAAGCAGAATGCTCAGGCGACGGCAGCGGGCATGAATAATTTTGAGCAAGTTGAGAAGCGGATGACCAACCTTCGGCAAAAGGTGCTGGATTATCAGCGGCTGAAAGAAAAGTCGCGCAACCCCGGCACTATCCAAAAGTTTAAGCGGCTGGAAAATGAAGCGCGGGCCGAGCTGGCGGAGTTATCAGAGATGGATAAGCCGACGTTTTGGATTGATAAGCAGTCGGCTGGGCGGCTTGATTATAAGTCGGCTGAGCGCTACGGCAAGTTCAAGGCACGCAATATTCGGCTATCGATGAAGGACACGGCTAGTCGTAGCCAGCATGTGCTGGTGCGAGTTGAGGATGCAGCAGTTGGGGTTGGCGAGCGGATATTGTTTGAGGGCGTGAATATTGATCTGCGCGAGGGCGAGGCGGTGGAGCTGCGCGGCCGTAATGGCGCTGGCAAGACGACGCTGATTCGGATGCTGTTGGCAAGCGGTGGTGTGGCTCGCCCGTCTCGCAAACATCTTTTTCCTCAGGCCGGCGCGCCGCCAATTGATTCAGCTGGCGCTCTTGGCGCGCCTTTGCCGGAAAGGCAAAGCCTTCAGAAAAAGAGTTTGACGAGCCAGCTTGAATACACTCAGAATAAATCTGAGTTGTCATACGCACCAGATAAATCTATCCACTCGCCTATCCTCTACTCCGGTAATCTCTTCCTCGATCCGCAGGTGTGGGTGGGTGTGTACGAGCAAGAAATTGATGAGCGGTATTTGGCAGATCCTTTGGAGGCGGCGATTGAGAAATTATACCTTAGCCGTGACCTGCCGATTTCTGATACCAAAATCCGCCAATTGCTAGCCGATTATCTGTTCACCGAAGCGGACCGGATGACGCCACTGGCGCGCTTGTCGGGTGGCCAAAAAGCCCGCTTTCAGATCATTGCCATGCTGGCGAATGACCCGCAGCTGCTGATTTTAGACGAGCCGACTAACCACCTTGACCTGCCGAGTATCGAGGAACTGGAGATGGCACTGGCGAAATATTCCGGCGCCATCCTTTACGTTAGCCACGACAATTATTTCCGTCAAGCAATTGGCGGCGAGGTCGTGCAGATTGGCGCAGCATAAGGAGATATGCTAATAAAAAACCTGCTGCCGGTAAGCCTCCAGGCAGCAGGTTTTTGATACGCAAATTAGATATCTCTACTCGCTCATCAAACCATTCTTCTTCAGCGCATCCTGTAGTTTCGGCCGGTCGAATCCCAGGATGACCTCGCCGCAAACATCGGTCACTGGCACGCCCTGGAAATTGCCGCCGTTTTTACTGAGCAATTCTTCCTTGGCGCTTGGATCAGCCTCGATGTCCTTGGCGACAAAATCGATGCCGAGTTTTTTCAACCACTCCATCTCGGTGTGGCAGAATGCGCACCAACTGGTGCTGTAGACAGTGACTTTAGCGTCTTGGTGATTGGCCGTGTTATCTTCGCTCATAACTTCCCTCCTTATGGCTTTTCTCTATTGTAGCATAAGCATTGGTATCTCGGCAATGCCATCTAGTCTCGGGACGCCCGACTCGTTAAGTGCCAGCCGTCACACCCTCGGCAATAGTACACGTCTAATTCCAGTTTTGGTGACATCAGCTCCTGCGTATCAGCCGC
This region includes:
- a CDS encoding NrdH-redoxin; translation: MSEDNTANHQDAKVTVYSTSWCAFCHTEMEWLKKLGIDFVAKDIEADPSAKEELLSKNGGNFQGVPVTDVCGEVILGFDRPKLQDALKKNGLMSE
- a CDS encoding ATP-binding cassette domain-containing protein, whose product is MIADIHITEKSFGDKTLMRDVKFSVDDGEKVGVVGRNGVGKSTLFSILAGTDTDYTGEVIFRRGITVASTAQEHHGLGDQTVPSYILAGLPEYASLKKIIDEYPETMGDNMRKIEEYTQALERFDQKGFYQIEEKIGRELDNFQLSGCGERPLGSLSGGQKRLVEIVKIMHSGAHLALIDEPTNHMDYVAKQQFIDWMSSQPRQAMLIITHDRDVLGRVDRIIELKDGQAVSYRGNYDAYLKQNAQATAAGMNNFEQVEKRMTNLRQKVLDYQRLKEKSRNPGTIQKFKRLENEARAELAELSEMDKPTFWIDKQSAGRLDYKSAERYGKFKARNIRLSMKDTASRSQHVLVRVEDAAVGVGERILFEGVNIDLREGEAVELRGRNGAGKTTLIRMLLASGGVARPSRKHLFPQAGAPPIDSAGALGAPLPERQSLQKKSLTSQLEYTQNKSELSYAPDKSIHSPILYSGNLFLDPQVWVGVYEQEIDERYLADPLEAAIEKLYLSRDLPISDTKIRQLLADYLFTEADRMTPLARLSGGQKARFQIIAMLANDPQLLILDEPTNHLDLPSIEELEMALAKYSGAILYVSHDNYFRQAIGGEVVQIGAA
- a CDS encoding glycosyltransferase, whose amino-acid sequence is MRVGLFTDTYRPSINGIVFVVESLKRELEALGHDVYVFCPAKSINPAKQAELLNEDPDSHIVRFPSIKGAFFDDYDTSVFFPPVVQRRIKELELDIVHIFTPSQIGLVGVSAAHKQQIPLVIQHCTDMYEFAEHYPAVLPGILTLAGVVLPLSIKLRGRDLFELVKLYRPRSITKWNQTIIERTISILYSKADAVIALSRKSVAQLSGWQDDDHLYDLTLLPNGVNALPRPSAAQLKAFRAQWGLRASDEVFGFIGRLGEEKNLPILIQAFDKYVAKARPKSKLLFVGDFEYRKKLEEMAAESKYADRIIFTGALPREELGVAYQALDVFCFPSLKDTQGWVLHEAAHARKPIIIIDTQVSEVVRDGVNGIFVKNRPKSMADAIITLLRSPARRARFGAESKKLAATFTERRQVRKLEKLYRRVIAQKAAAASRDLDRAA
- the smpB gene encoding SsrA-binding protein SmpB; translation: MTKPTKTKKLFTHAVVNRQARFDYELGEEVVAGLVLTGMEVRAAREGHVQLKGAFVSMRNGELWLNNASFSLRLNVRGQANARSIDTSARKLLVSKRQLARFSEAKKQGMTIVPTKLLTSGKFIKVVIALAKGKKTYDKRETIKRRDQDRETRRQLSGR